The following are encoded together in the Desulfobacterales bacterium genome:
- a CDS encoding acyl-CoA dehydrogenase family protein, which translates to MEVLGFTEQHKQYRQQLKEYLKREIIDHINTWEADHLTPKSAWQKIGAAGYLCPWVKPEYGGMGGDFLHSLIVIEEFTRTNHTGLLVNLHNDIVVPYIDSFGTEAQKHQYLPGCVSGDIISAVAMTEPDAGSDLASMGTTAVEDGDEIIIEGSKTFISNGINCDLVIVAAKDPSEPKAHKAISLYLVEDGTQGFKKGSKFEKMGMHSQDTAELFFTNCRIPKDNMLGKKGHGFVMLMQKLQQERLVCAIQALACAEFVLDWLVDFCRNPPSKLPALSASQAVQFAIAEMATDVEIGRTFLYKLVADHIEKQNVVLQTSMAKFWMTDMTKRISSRALSLIGEFGAHEKCPIVRSWRDAQVWSILAGTNEIMKAIIFNELNK; encoded by the coding sequence ATGGAAGTTTTGGGTTTTACCGAGCAGCACAAACAATATCGGCAGCAGTTGAAGGAATATTTAAAAAGGGAAATAATTGATCATATCAATACCTGGGAGGCAGATCATCTTACGCCCAAAAGCGCCTGGCAGAAAATCGGTGCTGCCGGGTATTTATGTCCCTGGGTCAAGCCCGAATATGGTGGAATGGGAGGGGATTTTTTACATTCGCTCATTGTCATTGAAGAGTTTACCCGTACCAATCATACCGGCCTTCTGGTCAATCTTCATAATGATATTGTGGTCCCTTACATTGACAGCTTTGGGACGGAGGCACAGAAACATCAGTATCTGCCGGGTTGTGTTTCCGGCGATATCATCTCCGCCGTTGCCATGACGGAGCCGGATGCCGGCAGCGATCTGGCGTCAATGGGGACCACTGCTGTTGAAGACGGGGATGAAATCATAATCGAGGGGTCGAAGACATTTATTTCAAATGGAATCAATTGTGATCTGGTGATCGTTGCGGCCAAAGACCCGTCCGAACCAAAAGCCCACAAGGCCATTTCCCTCTATCTTGTGGAAGATGGGACGCAGGGGTTCAAGAAAGGCAGCAAATTCGAAAAAATGGGGATGCATAGTCAGGACACGGCAGAATTGTTTTTTACAAATTGCCGAATCCCGAAGGACAATATGCTGGGGAAAAAAGGGCACGGGTTTGTGATGCTCATGCAGAAGTTGCAGCAGGAACGGTTGGTATGTGCGATTCAGGCCCTTGCATGTGCGGAGTTTGTTCTGGATTGGCTGGTGGATTTTTGCCGCAACCCACCCTCGAAACTTCCCGCTTTATCGGCATCCCAAGCGGTTCAGTTTGCCATTGCCGAAATGGCAACCGATGTGGAAATCGGAAGAACATTTTTATATAAATTGGTGGCGGATCATATCGAGAAGCAAAATGTGGTGCTTCAGACTTCCATGGCCAAATTCTGGATGACGGACATGACCAAACGAATCTCGAGCCGGGCGTTGAGTCTTATCGGTGAATTCGGCGCTCACGAAAAATGTCCCATTGTCCGGTCCTGGCGGGATGCGCAGGTCTGGTCAATTCTGGCGGGAACCAATGAAATTATGAAGGCGATTATTTTTAATGAACTGAATAAATAA
- a CDS encoding 3-hydroxyacyl-CoA dehydrogenase, producing the protein MRLKDCVAVVTGGASGLGEATIRMVVEFGGKAAILDFDQDRGAKLAAELGNNVIFCKTDVTDEATVQAAMNDTMKAFGALHIAVNCAGVGNPKKVLDKEGKAMPIDFFNKVVQVNLIGTMNLLRLAAEKIVLNTPNEDGEKGVVINTASVAAFEGQVGQVAYASSKAGVVGMTLPVAREFSDYGIRVNTIAPGLFLTPMLAVLPEAAQQALAKMMPFPKRLGKPSEFAMLVQHIIENPMLNGECIRLDAALRMAAK; encoded by the coding sequence ATGCGGTTAAAAGATTGCGTTGCGGTTGTAACCGGGGGCGCTTCCGGTCTGGGGGAAGCCACCATTCGTATGGTCGTGGAATTTGGCGGCAAGGCTGCGATCCTTGATTTTGATCAGGATAGGGGTGCCAAACTGGCTGCTGAATTAGGGAATAATGTGATTTTCTGCAAAACGGATGTTACCGATGAAGCAACCGTTCAGGCCGCGATGAATGATACCATGAAAGCCTTTGGCGCCCTCCATATCGCGGTTAATTGCGCCGGCGTGGGTAACCCCAAAAAGGTGCTGGATAAGGAGGGCAAGGCCATGCCTATCGACTTTTTTAACAAGGTCGTACAGGTTAACCTGATTGGTACCATGAACTTGCTGCGGCTGGCCGCCGAGAAAATTGTTTTGAATACGCCCAACGAAGACGGTGAAAAAGGCGTGGTAATCAACACGGCGTCTGTTGCCGCCTTTGAGGGGCAGGTGGGGCAGGTGGCCTATGCTTCATCAAAAGCAGGGGTTGTCGGAATGACGTTGCCGGTTGCGCGGGAATTTTCCGATTACGGAATTCGGGTAAACACGATTGCGCCGGGACTTTTTTTGACCCCGATGCTCGCGGTGCTTCCGGAAGCCGCGCAACAGGCGCTTGCGAAAATGATGCCTTTTCCGAAAAGACTGGGGAAACCGTCGGAATTTGCAATGCTTGTTCAACATATTATTGAAAACCCGATGTTAAATGGTGAGTGCATTCGGCTGGATGCCGCATTGAGAATGGCGGCAAAATAG
- a CDS encoding enoyl-CoA hydratase-related protein, whose translation MNFKQIRYDVADNIATIVLHRPEHLNAWTATMMAEILLALDLADADDGVRAVIVTGSGRAFCAGSDLSAGDFLPSDDSGQRHRDTAGQAALRLFNLKKPVIGAINGAAVGVGITLTLAMDIRIASQAATKIGFIFNRRGIVPEGCSTYFLPRIVGISRALELILSAKFFTAEEGLAMGLFSRVVAPEALLPTAREIATEIASNTSAVSTALARQMLWKNLGENHPMAAHILESRCLDYMFRSVDGKDGAASFAERRAPVFKMTPSRHMPDFFPWWKEPPYIDD comes from the coding sequence ATGAATTTCAAGCAAATAAGGTACGATGTGGCAGACAATATCGCAACGATTGTCTTGCACAGACCGGAGCATCTCAACGCCTGGACTGCTACCATGATGGCGGAAATACTGTTGGCTTTGGACTTGGCGGATGCGGATGATGGGGTCCGTGCCGTTATCGTAACCGGATCCGGTAGAGCCTTTTGTGCCGGATCGGACTTGAGCGCCGGCGATTTTTTGCCTTCCGATGACAGTGGCCAAAGGCACCGGGATACAGCCGGTCAAGCGGCTTTAAGGCTATTCAATTTAAAAAAACCGGTTATCGGGGCAATCAATGGCGCGGCTGTGGGCGTGGGAATAACGTTGACGCTGGCCATGGATATTCGCATCGCTTCTCAGGCAGCGACTAAAATTGGGTTTATTTTCAATCGGCGGGGCATCGTCCCCGAGGGGTGCAGTACTTATTTTTTGCCCCGAATCGTTGGAATTAGCCGCGCTTTGGAGTTGATTCTCTCTGCCAAATTCTTTACTGCGGAAGAAGGGTTGGCAATGGGATTGTTCAGCCGTGTTGTCGCACCGGAAGCACTATTACCCACCGCAAGAGAAATTGCCACGGAAATTGCGAGCAACACCTCAGCCGTATCCACAGCATTGGCAAGACAGATGCTCTGGAAAAACCTCGGAGAAAACCACCCCATGGCAGCCCATATTCTTGAATCCCGCTGTCTGGATTATATGTTTCGATCCGTGGATGGCAAGGACGGCGCCGCGTCATTTGCCGAAAGGCGGGCGCCGGTTTTTAAAATGACACCCAGCCGGCACATGCCTGATTTTTTCCCGTGGTGGAAGGAACCGCCCTATATTGACGATTGA
- a CDS encoding acyl-CoA dehydratase activase, with protein MILGCDIGTGYTKAVLMEDGTVRFMAKTLTQAHPDGALARVLSELQKQAGDKVGQTDELVITGWGESKVTRPHRDEPMIKCMGRAGVWAEPACKTMLCLGSQQSYALTVNNAGKVLQYRVNDKCASGAGKFLEVICEALECTVQEAGNIAKTADRQVKMSSQCAVFAESEVVSLVNDGESVANILDSILRALTQNITTLCKRIKVEETVVVAGGLANNGRIVALLREALPVRMKVFGPEADYVGAIGAALSVNGGGL; from the coding sequence ATGATTTTAGGATGTGATATCGGTACCGGGTATACCAAAGCCGTACTTATGGAAGACGGAACAGTGCGGTTTATGGCCAAAACGCTGACCCAGGCACATCCGGACGGTGCTTTAGCGCGTGTTTTGTCCGAGTTGCAAAAACAGGCCGGCGACAAGGTCGGTCAAACAGACGAATTGGTGATTACTGGGTGGGGGGAGAGCAAGGTGACCCGGCCCCATCGGGACGAACCCATGATAAAATGCATGGGCAGAGCGGGCGTGTGGGCGGAACCGGCCTGCAAGACCATGCTGTGCTTGGGTTCTCAGCAAAGTTATGCGTTAACCGTCAATAATGCCGGAAAGGTGCTGCAATACCGGGTGAATGATAAATGTGCTTCCGGAGCCGGCAAGTTTTTGGAAGTTATTTGTGAAGCGTTGGAATGTACGGTTCAGGAGGCGGGCAATATTGCCAAAACTGCCGACCGGCAGGTGAAAATGAGCAGCCAATGTGCCGTGTTCGCGGAAAGCGAGGTGGTGAGCCTGGTCAATGACGGCGAATCGGTGGCCAATATTCTGGACTCCATTCTTCGCGCTTTGACACAGAATATTACCACGCTATGCAAACGGATTAAAGTAGAAGAGACGGTGGTGGTTGCAGGTGGTTTGGCGAACAATGGCAGAATCGTTGCGTTGTTGCGGGAGGCGCTTCCAGTGCGAATGAAGGTATTTGGGCCCGAGGCGGATTACGTCGGTGCGATTGGCGCGGCTCTCAGTGTAAATGGAGGTGGGTTATGA
- a CDS encoding acyl-CoA dehydratase activase, with protein MIFAGVDVGSMSAEAVLLENNKILAHSILVVKPNPVESARLAMEMVLTDTGLSLEDITFCVSTGYGREKIPFADHNLSEISCHGKGAWWVNPEIRTIIDIGGQDSKVIRIDASGDLVDFIMNDKCAAGTGRFLEGIAKTLGMHVSEIGPLALEGVDPVPISSICTVFTQFDVMGFLASGRSREDVSLGVAGALARRAHRLVGKVGILKEVCLTGGVAKNPAVVQELEKVIGVPIVELSVDPQIIGALGAAIFAEDRYAKMNQARSAAKG; from the coding sequence ATGATATTTGCCGGTGTCGATGTAGGCTCCATGAGCGCCGAGGCGGTGCTTCTGGAAAATAACAAAATTTTGGCGCATTCAATTCTCGTGGTGAAGCCCAACCCGGTGGAGTCGGCACGACTCGCCATGGAGATGGTGCTGACAGATACGGGTCTTAGTTTGGAAGATATCACCTTTTGCGTCAGCACGGGCTACGGGCGGGAGAAGATTCCTTTTGCCGATCATAATTTATCCGAGATTTCCTGCCATGGGAAGGGCGCGTGGTGGGTAAATCCCGAGATCAGAACGATCATTGACATAGGCGGCCAGGACAGCAAGGTCATTCGCATCGATGCGTCGGGGGATCTGGTTGATTTTATTATGAACGATAAATGCGCTGCCGGAACGGGCCGGTTTTTGGAAGGAATTGCCAAAACATTGGGAATGCATGTGTCCGAAATAGGCCCACTTGCTTTGGAAGGCGTTGATCCTGTGCCCATCAGCAGTATTTGCACCGTTTTTACGCAATTTGATGTGATGGGATTTTTGGCAAGCGGGCGAAGCCGGGAGGACGTATCGCTGGGGGTTGCCGGTGCGCTGGCCAGGCGCGCTCACCGCTTGGTTGGAAAAGTTGGTATTTTAAAAGAAGTTTGTTTGACCGGCGGGGTGGCCAAAAATCCGGCCGTTGTCCAGGAGCTTGAGAAAGTGATCGGCGTACCGATTGTCGAGTTGTCCGTTGACCCTCAAATCATCGGAGCGCTCGGCGCCGCCATATTTGCCGAGGACCGATACGCCAAAATGAACCAGGCCCGTTCCGCCGCGAAGGGATAA
- a CDS encoding AAA family ATPase, producing MINRGEIQVIAGKGGVGKTSVSAIFTKLLLREKEKLLIIDADPMVNLGYALGEIPERTIGDYREKIISSNAERKDLISRPIKAVIRDIIKSSDRGYDLLAMGRAEGKGCFCGVNDMLRYGIQALSKEYDLTLIDCEAGVEQVNRRAVHRIDKLVLVTDTSRRGFATLAQVRDIATKYNEDAPLIDYVLVNRIRSEKEREITRGYAEELGFVNIGFVPEDDNILVCNTKGQPLIDLPDDSPSVLAVQNILQDMAHLFYAQSA from the coding sequence ATGATTAATAGAGGCGAAATCCAGGTGATAGCCGGAAAAGGGGGTGTCGGAAAGACATCCGTATCTGCTATTTTTACCAAACTGCTGTTGAGGGAAAAGGAAAAACTTCTGATCATCGATGCCGATCCAATGGTTAATCTGGGATATGCTTTGGGCGAAATACCGGAGCGAACCATTGGCGATTATCGTGAGAAGATCATTTCGAGCAATGCTGAGAGAAAGGATCTCATCAGCCGACCGATAAAGGCTGTGATTCGAGATATCATCAAAAGCAGTGATAGAGGCTACGATCTATTGGCGATGGGGCGGGCGGAGGGCAAAGGGTGCTTCTGCGGGGTCAACGATATGCTGCGGTATGGGATTCAGGCGCTGTCCAAAGAGTACGATCTGACGTTGATTGATTGCGAAGCGGGCGTGGAGCAGGTGAATCGCCGAGCCGTGCATCGGATTGATAAACTGGTTCTTGTCACCGACACCTCCCGCAGGGGCTTTGCGACGCTGGCGCAGGTCAGGGATATTGCAACGAAGTACAATGAGGATGCGCCACTGATAGACTATGTGCTGGTTAATCGCATTCGAAGCGAAAAAGAGCGGGAGATAACGAGGGGATACGCAGAGGAACTGGGGTTCGTCAACATTGGATTCGTGCCGGAAGATGACAATATTTTGGTGTGTAATACCAAGGGGCAACCCCTGATCGATCTTCCCGATGACTCTCCCAGCGTTCTGGCAGTGCAGAATATTCTTCAAGATATGGCGCATCTTTTTTACGCTCAATCAGCATAG